TCTAAAGTGGTGTTTTAATTTGATTCGGTCCCCATAAAATCGTATGTAGTGTAAAATGAGTACACCAAAGAatctttcttttatttcatCCATCAGCAACGTGATTAtaagaagaaagaaatgaagaagATAACAATTAGATGATAGTTATGTACacttaattttcttatttttctataaaaaatataagataaaatattatatgagatTGTCAATCCCAAAATATACAAGTCACTTTATCAAATGACAAATAGAGATatctaactttttttatatgaaaaatttgGTTGGAAGGAAATAATCCACTTTATATATTCTACAAGTTCTGTGATAGAAGCTAGTCATCACTAAACGACAGTTGAATTGGTTCTGATGTATGCTACCACCATATATTTTACAAAGAGAACGAAGAGAGGAGGATCCCTTTAGGAGAATGAGAAAGAtgattaatcacaaatcaaattgATTTGTTAACATTCCAAAAATTAACCATTCAATAATAGGAATAACCAATTTTATGATGATGTATCATAAAACTGAAGTGTATGCGAGCAGAATATACAATGGAGGGAGAAGAAGAATGAAGTGGTTAGAGTGTGACTAGTGAATAGTGAATTCGATATTGTGACGAAGGTTGTCGCCGCTGAGGATCCAAATCAAATTTAGTGTCAATAATTTAGTGTCAAATTTAGTAATAATTCCTCTATTCTCTCACAATAAACAACCTTCTCATTTGATATGGTCTCTAATTAGAAAAAAATCAGTTTCGGAACTTGTTTAttaatattagaattatgtaCCACCGTGCTTTTTATTCAATTAATATATGTACTAGTCAGTTTgcaattttaaaatacatattgACATGTTTTTTCTAGTACTTTTGAATAAATGATATCAGAGTTCAAATTCTCTGTGAAGCAGAGATGGATTCTTATATGATTGTTGATGTTGGCTAAAAATATGTGTTGGAACAAGTTAACAACTTGTACAAGAACTTGGtatgaaataaacacaagtgttGAACTAGAGTGTgagtgaatttgaaaaagttcacattGAGTCTCACATTGGTTAGGACACTCActttagtagtgtttatatactagaaggTCACTACTTGGGGTACGCCCTAAGGGGTACCTAGTTTTGTAAACGGGTCACTACTTGAGGTAAGCCCCAAGGCGTACCTAGAATATCACAAGCGTGCGTTGCCGTCTGACCGGCTCGGATAGGGCTGGACTTGGGcttggtgatatattaattttttaatacaacaacacaaaataataattattaattattttctatatgTGTGCCGTTTGCAATTTcgcacattttttttttgcacgcGACCAAGTTCTGAACGAAAATTATATCCGTTACTAATCGAACTCAGTCAACAACTGAGTGCCTGAAAATACAGGCCACGTTTTGATGTGCTGGCCTGATTTTCCTCCCACTTCAGTTGCCTACTTATTCTATAAATACTTTTCAgttatcacaatttttttaacgCTCTGATTTTCTGCAATTTGAAATCATCTTTCTTCTCTCTCGCACAAAATTTCTTACTTCAAATCAAACATTATTATTTCTTGTTGTTTCAGAAAGTTGTTGCCATTtcgaattgatattcgtatatcaatatTAGACTGGTTCCTTGAACCATCGGAGGTGTTTTTCTGTCTGTTTACTATAGTGCAGTAGATGACGGTATTATATTGAATTGGCTGTTTTATCCTAAAGACTTTACGGTTGATAGTCTACCTTGCACAAATTTAAGTAGTACCGTGAAACGTTTTAAAGAGAGCTGCGAAAAACCGAAAAATAACAATATGCATGTTGAAAAAATTTCATTACTTAAAATTGTGAAGAAACAAGTAGGCCAAGAGCTCAAGACTATAGttaaacaaaacatatttaaaattctACTCCTATATGTAAAAGGGTCCTGCTAACGAgtgtccccggggcactctttaaacattctatttaaagaaattttttattcaaaaagttaaacactacaattttcaatgcattgactttacgcattcccataaaaattctataaaaagcttactatttaagggcttaaagagtgtccgggggcactatttagtaTTTGCCtatgtaaaattaaattttgaagtgAAACCAAACATGTATTTACACAGTCAAAATAGTGAGTTATCAAACTTTAATAAATAGTGGGTCCCACTCTACCTGTTCACCTTCTGTATTGTACACAGTATCTACTGTACTAATGTGGCAGATATTGTACTGACAAGTACGGTACCTAAATGTAGTATAGTGACACATcatttttttacctttttgtccctcttctctttttttttctttctcaactCTCATCCAAAAATAGAAGAGTGTCACACAGTGTAGAAGCCCCACACTTATGGATATTTTGCCTCAGAGAAATTGTTAAATGACATATGTACTCACTAGTGTGTCCCATTTGTAACATGAATCATATCAATCGTATATGCAACACCCTTTTCAATGATTATGTTCATTATTGTCCTTCATAGTCATCATCATAATGTAACACAGCATTTAAATTGTACCTAATAGAATCAAcggaattaaaaaaatattttgaacatcaaaatattttatgatcatatttttctatttttgtgcATTTTTAAAACGTGTGAAGTGTATAAAATCTAAACccgttaaaaaaataaaagtgtataAAATCTGAAGTATAAGAGATAGAAATAAGTGTGGGGCTAAGAGATAgaaataaacaatataaacatcaaaaaataaaataaacaatatagtGTCATATGTTCTGGACTAGGCCTCAGACTAAGACTGATCCAGCGCCGAGCACGACCCAATCTACTAGGACTTCGAGGACGGCCCAGAAGACCACAACCTAATCCGCTTAGGTCAAACATGCACATTTACCACGTGCTCCTCCGTCGAAGACATGTGGCCATCCAAACTTATCTAATACGTATGATTATCAGAGCGGTGTGACTCAGAATGATGAGCACAAATAGCTCATTCCTACATTCACGAATAAATCCTGGCATTTATCCATTATGGGTAGATAAACTCAGCCAATAATTGAGATCTTATGCTGTATCcggtgtttgtgtttttttttttaagatactCCTTCCCAGTTTTAGACTTCACCCCTCttgttataaaaaacaaaaaattaaaaatagaaaatcctACAACAGAATAGTCTCTTTGAAACAATTTTAGATACTGTGATCtgaaatttcataattttaaaaaccaaattgTACAACACCTACAAACTCAATGCCTAAATCTATGATTCACTCCAATCAAAATACATTCAAATGAATATTACATGAAGCATTTACCATCTCAATCCCTTGAATCCCCTCCACCAAAccaaaactataaataaatgaaaaatctCAATGCTTCGTTACACTATTCTTCATTTTAATGCTTTATTACTTTACATGGTTTCATGTATCCCTACCATACCAATATtcattataaaaagaaaattgcaCTCCAACAAGAAGCCGCAAATCGACATGTGTTACCTAACATCTGAGGCTGATCATAAATGCGACAAAGTGTTAACGATTATTGTTCTACATCTAATCCGAGGTCTCCCCATCGTACGTTGTATCTGGCTGCAAGATAGTGAGCGCAGACAGGACCACGACTACCATAAGGATAGTACTCCGGAGTTATCTTTTTCTCTTCTATCTCATTCAGCACAGGCGTAAAGAGTGACCAAGCAGCGTCGAGTTCATCGCTGCGTATAAATAGTCTTCTTTCTCCTTCAATTGCATCAAGAAGCAGCCTTTCGTATGCATCTGGTATCTCCTTTGAGTATCTGAAACAATCATTACAATATTATTAGCCTAAATGGTCACAGAAATATTTTAAATGCCTGTTTCATTACggacaaataaacaaaatttcgTGAATGAAGCAAGAAATAAATGAGTGGAAAGATTTCCAGCAGCTAAATAAACTAATGTGTAATGTATTTTAGGGGTCGCATAAAGTTCGTGTTTTCGGAAAGAAGAAAATACCTTGCTGCATAGTGAAGATTCAAATTACTGCGGTCCAACTTCATTCCTAGTCCTGGTactttgttgttgattttcaaataaatagCTTCATCAGGCTGAACTCTTATGACAAGTTCATTTGTAGCCTGATCAAGATCTGCCCCGAAATTCCGTTTGTACAGATTTCCCGGCACATGCCTGAACTGTACCCGTATCTCAGCTCTGaatacaaaacaaaatagaagTTTAGTAGGAAGGTGGCGTTCAACAACACAAAATATGCAACACCCGTTTTGTCAAGTAGCGGCTGTAGCCTATAGCAGCACTATAGTGTAGCGAAATTTGAACAATCGCTATTATTCTTGTGctaagtgttgtcaaatagtagCTATATAAGCGCTATAGCACTGTAGTATAGCAGAATTTCAATAAACGGCTATTTTTCGCGATCTACAATTGACAATATTATGGAAAACGTATTCCCTTCACTTACCTTTTGTTGTGTAATGCTTTCCCAGCCTTCATCAGAAAAGGTACCCCATCCCATCTTGCGTTATCAATGAAGAGGGCAGCTGCAGCAAATGTTGGGGTTAAGCTGTCCTTTGGTACAGTTTTGTCATCAACGTAGGCTGGATATACAACATCTCCTCTTGTGTGGTTCTTATATTGGCCTAAAACTACATCCTCAAGTTTAATCGGTCTCATTGATCGAAGAACCTTGACCTGACATCCATTAAGCAATTGAATGTCactaaaaatcacaaattttaaaaacaattgaaCTTGGGCGGGAACACCTAAAGGACTATGAGAAGGAGGTCCATGCGGTTCAAACTCTGACTCCTAACATAACATACTAATAACTTATAACTAATAGTTGCCGACAAAAAAAGAGAGTATATAACCATATGATACCTTTTCATTTCTAATGTCCTCCGCATCCAAACTAACAGGTGTTTCCATCGCAAAGAGGGCTAGTATTTGAAGTAGATGATTCTGCATAATATCTCTAATTATACCATAATTGTCAAAGTACCTACATGGAgtacaaatatgaaaatatatgaGAATCACCGTTTTAAGGTAAGGAAATGTGAATGATGTAAAGGAAGAAAGGTTACCCGCCACGTCCTTCAGTGCCAAAATCTTCTGAGAATATCAGCTGTACATTTCTTATGTATTGTCTTGACCATAATGGTTCAAAAATGAGATTTGAGAATCGGAGAACAGAAAGATTTTCCACAAGCTCTTTTCCAAGATAGTGATCAATCCTGTACAataatttccattttaaatAAAGCACTCGCAATCCTTAAAATTTGAAGATCATTAAGGAATGTTGGAgcgacttatttttgagcttatgcaaaacaatttatgcataaaaaatgtatttatgttaatttataagttctcactaacaaaaaatgtatttttataagctattttttcataaactaccttgacaaacttataataatacataaaaaattatttatttgcataagctgttttgcttaaaaaataagctaatccaaacaggcccttaatTAAGCTTATCTGCTAGCATAAGTACTTGTGAAACTGTTTGGAagagtttatggaaacaatctatgacatgtctataagttgttttcagcagcttattttcataatctCTCCACAATAGCATATAAAAATAGCGTATAGtttatataaaaatagttttactttattttatacATAAGCATTTAAATGATGAGCCCCTAAACGTTTAATTTATACAAACAGGGTCATAGTTTAGTTAGAAAACCTGAAAATTTGATCCTCGGTTAGATACTGCTTGAACGATCTTGTTAAAGCGGCTGAGGATTCTGAATCACGACCAAAAGGCTTTTCAACAATGACTCTAGTCCAACCACCGTTACCAGACGATGCTGACAAGCTTGCACATTTTACAGCATCTATGAATATATTAGGAGGAATTGAAAGATAAAATAGGCGATTAGAAGTTCTCCCATCCTACAGAAGCAATTTTGTGTTCACACAAAATCTGTTAAAATcagattaaaacttcaaatattttaataaaacgacacaatgaaaaacaaaatattatgttTCTATCCATCCTTCATATATTGAGATTGATGCTAACCAACGCAAAAACACAGAAACTACCTACAATATGAAAAACATGCACAATGGGGAGCAGAGGAAGAAAGACTACAATCATGTGATTACGATATACAATCATTAAATATTTAAAGTATAAATTTCCTCAAATTGCAACATGAACATAATGTTCTAATTATTCATTCCATGTTTTCTTTATTCTCCAACTTTTATTCCTTCATTCTCTTCATCTATTCTCATTTCTCAATATCTAGAAGCCTTAGCTTTCGATGgagaaattttattcttttacatTAGGGAAATACTGTGACAGTAGAACCTTATATCTCTCTCTGAAGCACGGATACATGGCCAATTATGCATGTCCCGGGGTTTGACACATGTCAGTGTCCAACATGCGTATGATACAAACATAGAACCTTATTTGGTGCTTTTGGTAGTAGATGGAAACAGTTGATGACATGTTTATAAGTTGTTATAAGCATATTTCATATGTTCTCCAGAATAGCCTATGAAACCAGTGTATATCTTGTATGAAAACAATTTggctttattttatcttttgttatagaaatagcataaacataagcacttatatgatagaacttatgctataagcgcttaattaagttgtttatccaaaccgGACCCTGGAAGTTTCAATTATGAATGTAGAAATAACAGCACAATGCTCAAGCCTCAAGGAAATTCATGTTACAGGGAGGTCACTATCCAGTCAGAAAATTGTTTAAGACTTTAAGTGAATCTATAAAAGTTCATAGAACCAACATTTGTCGTTCTGTTTAATATTAGATTCTTGACTAGACTACTTTTTCGATTTATATATCGATCAAGTGAGCACAATCACTTCATGTAGCAGGAATGATAATCTGCAAAGACCATCTAATATGGATGAAAGTTTATTCGCTACCAGGAAGCttactctcttattataaatagaaattCATGCAGACATTGGAACCACATTGAGTTGTTGATTAAATCGTATAAGATATTGTTTTATCCAATTACCTCATGTTCCTTCAGCTTCTTGTCTAGTGCTGCAAAGTTTTCTGGAGAATCGTATTGACCAGAATGATAGAAACATCTTTTAAGAAATTGATCCATCTTTTCACTGCAGTTTTCTCTGATATTCCACAACATAAATTAAACAATATCGTCAAGGAACTGCTCGATCATACATTACGCATTGCAAGTAAGGTAAAAACCAAAGAGAACATGTTGGACATATATTTACTTCTTATCAATTCTGCAGGTGAGAGTCTTGCTAACCATATTTCTCAGTTCGGCATCAGTCATCTTACTTCGAGCATAACCACAAATGGTGAAGTGCTACCATAAAGTAAAGAAATAGTTCAATATCCCAACCACATATACGTAACCAAAATTTCCAAAATATGCAATTAAAAAAGACACAACTATCTATTAACATCCAACCTCAGGTAGACAACCCTCATAGTAAAGTGCAAAGAGTGCCGGAAATATCTTCTTCTTGGCAAGGTCTCCAGAAGCTCCGACAACTGTTATACTAACAGTGCACCCATTCGCATCCTTTTCAAAACTAGCTTCACCTTGAGACTCTGTGGAGGATGTAACCGACAACAATTCAGGACTCAATCGCTTGCCAATATTGTTGCTTTCAACAGGGATTACACTGGATGCAATTGCACCTGCATTCACATGCCATCTCCATATTGAGACTAGGGAATTTTCAACAAAATACCATGACATAAACATAAATCTTCAATTCTCTAACACAAACCAAAAACTTTCACACTGTACAACCGAATTTCATGtcaacatattattattattattatgataaaATGGATAGGGCAAAATGCGAGTTTAATAATTATTCCCTGACattacaaaagaaattaaaccaaCATCCAATCATATTTACTATGCTGCCATGTCAAAATATTACTTCCCAAAATATCTGCACAAatatctacaattttttttaacggctAAAAATTTTATTAGGCAAAAGCATAGCACAAGGACTACTATGAGGCACAGAAAGGATTACAATAAGTACACCACATAATCCATGGAGCAAGGATTACACCTTACAACACATAAAACTCCTGGCATAAAATAGCAGAGCAAATAAACAGGGGCCAACAAGTATCTACATGTTGTTGATATATATATGATCGAATGTTGCATAAATCTTTTCTATATATTGGTACATAGTTATATACAACCGACACTTCAAATTTAACACCAACATGATACAGACACATCTGATTGCATTCAATAAcaccattttctcaaattactaCCGATGTTGACATGTAAGTGTCAATGTTGTGTCAGGTGTCCAACTTTGTGTGTCAGTCAATGGCCACAGCCGAGCTAGAGTATATTGAACACCCTGAACTTAAAAAATGCACATATACCTCTATATATTTTGCATTTCCAACcccttgaattttattttattgcacCACCGGCCCAAAGGACCCAAACCAGATTCACTTCACCTATTTTTTGAACCCCGGTCCTGGCTACGAAACTAGTGTCCGTGCTTCACAGGTGGATAgtaattaaactaaattcaagATGTAAAGGGCCGTAACACGCATGATAACATATCAAGAGCTGATTTTTCTAATGAAGTATTTCATTTATCACCCTCTAAACTAAACATCGCACTTTGAAATAGCAAAATCAAATTCACAACAAATATACTACAAAAGCATAAAAGATTCAAAATTTATACGAAATAAACAAAAGGGTATTAGAAAACATaattagaaaaacaaaagacaCTAACCATCTTGTTGTTGGGTATGAACTGAAATCTGTTGTAACAAATGGGTTTGAGATTTAAAAGAAACATTGTTAACAAAAAATCGATTAGCAAAACCAACAGATTGATTGGAAGACATAGAAGAAGATGGAAATGAACGAcaattagttgaataaagagtagcCATGATAACAgcgattgattgattgatgaaGAAAGAGGGTTTTGGTTGGTGGTGAGAGAGAAAGAGTGAGTAAAAGGTTGTTGGGTTGGGTTAATaagggaaagagaaagtgtTCGGAGAAAACGAGGGTCGAAGAAGAACAAGACCCTTGAGATCTCCGAAGGGCTGCTCTCTGGTTGTCTTGTCTGAGTGTTGAAGGACAATACGCTATTTgattcttctttttatttattgggtttcattttctttcactttttgcttcaaaaaatcttatttttgtttttaagtgTACGTAGCATCTTAACTACTGCACAAATTTATAAGGTTTTTTTGGTATTCCAGAGTTTAGTTGGTTATATAtgacaaaataattttgttaggTGGTATTTGTACCGACTAAATTTTAAGTTTACTAAagaatttatctttttttttttttttatacatattacGGAATACTTTCATATACAAAATGAGCAAAGTAGCATAGTATTCACGAGACGATTTGCGGACCAAATCATTATGTATTTGGAATGAGGTTGTGTTTTGCGAAGCCGTGGTACAAAACCGTGTTAATGTGGAAGGTTGATTTTTCCTAGTTTTTCTATTTGTGCGGCACATATTTATCGAGACGTACACGAAATCACGTCAATGTGGAAGCTTGATTTTCTAACTTCTTCATTTGCAcggaaaatactcatcgagacgtaCGATTAACTCTTCTAGTGCAATATTTCATAAGTGGCACAATGTCTATCAGTTGTATTACATACGGTTGGTTTGATTTGGAcgacttatttaaataaatttgatttgatcTGATTAAATATGGTTTATTTAGATTGATTTTTGAATACTCAAGttacaattatataaaaaaaattactaacatTTTTTCTTACAAAAAGAAGGTTTGCCTTAACCAATTAGATAGAGAGTGGAATGACCCCTGCAATTTAATAAGAAGATGCTTTACACACTACCTGTCTCTATGTTCAAACAAACCTGATGTTTCTACTTCCGTAAGGCCTATCTAAA
This genomic interval from Trifolium pratense cultivar HEN17-A07 linkage group LG6, ARS_RC_1.1, whole genome shotgun sequence contains the following:
- the LOC123893296 gene encoding glucose-6-phosphate 1-dehydrogenase, chloroplastic; protein product: MATLYSTNCRSFPSSSMSSNQSVGFANRFFVNNVSFKSQTHLLQQISVHTQQQDGAIASSVIPVESNNIGKRLSPELLSVTSSTESQGEASFEKDANGCTVSITVVGASGDLAKKKIFPALFALYYEGCLPEHFTICGYARSKMTDAELRNMVSKTLTCRIDKKENCSEKMDQFLKRCFYHSGQYDSPENFAALDKKLKEHEDGRTSNRLFYLSIPPNIFIDAVKCASLSASSGNGGWTRVIVEKPFGRDSESSAALTRSFKQYLTEDQIFRIDHYLGKELVENLSVLRFSNLIFEPLWSRQYIRNVQLIFSEDFGTEGRGGYFDNYGIIRDIMQNHLLQILALFAMETPVSLDAEDIRNEKVKVLRSMRPIKLEDVVLGQYKNHTRGDVVYPAYVDDKTVPKDSLTPTFAAAALFIDNARWDGVPFLMKAGKALHNKRAEIRVQFRHVPGNLYKRNFGADLDQATNELVIRVQPDEAIYLKINNKVPGLGMKLDRSNLNLHYAARYSKEIPDAYERLLLDAIEGERRLFIRSDELDAAWSLFTPVLNEIEEKKITPEYYPYGSRGPVCAHYLAARYNVRWGDLGLDVEQ